One genomic segment of Coffea arabica cultivar ET-39 chromosome 6e, Coffea Arabica ET-39 HiFi, whole genome shotgun sequence includes these proteins:
- the LOC113697047 gene encoding conserved oligomeric Golgi complex subunit 4: MASSDGDGGGASISSSNTVSSSSSVKFGTAEALEHVRKLTDVGAMTRLLHECIAYQRALDLELDSLLSQRPDLDRQLSALNKSADVLHIVKADSDHLLSNVRSTSHLADHVSAKVRQLDLAQSRVSDTLLRIDAIVHRSHCLDGVHKALQSDDFESAANYVQTFLQIDAKFKDSAASDQRSQLLAANKQLQGIVRKRLSAAVDQRDHPTILRFIKLYPPLGLEEEGLQAYVNYLKKVISMRSRMEFDQLVELMKEQSQSDSNSGRVNFIACLTNLFKDIVLAIEENNEILRNLCGEDGIVYAICELQEECDSRGSLIMNKYMDYRKLAKLTSDINSYKSNLLSAVAEGPDPREVELYLEEILSLTQLAEDYTEYMVSKIRALSSVDPELVPRATKAFRSGNLSRVVQDIMGYYVILEGFFMVENVRKAISIDEHVFDSLTTSMVDDVFYVLQSCCRRSISTSNINSVIAVLSNAVSLLGSEYNEALQQKMREPNLGAKLFLGGSAVQKTGSEIATALNDMDVSSEYALKLRHEIEEQCAEVFPAPADRERVKSCLSELNEMSNTFKKALNMGMEQLVATVAPRVRPVLDNVATISYELSEAEYADNEVNDPWVQRLLHAVEANVAWLQPLMTTNNYDMFVHLIIDFIVKRLEVIMMQKRFSQLGGLQLDRDARALVSHFSSMTQRTVRDKFARLTQMATILNLEKVSEILDFWGENSGPMTWRLTPAEVRRVLGLRIDFKPEAIAALRL, translated from the exons ATGGCTTCCAGCGACGGAGACGGCGGCGGCGCGAGCATCAGTAGTAGCAATACAGTATCATCGTCGTCGTCGGTGAAATTCGGGACGGCGGAGGCTCTGGAGCATGTGCGGAAGCTCACTGACGTGGGAGCCATGACCCGTCTCCTCCACGAATGCATCGCCTACCAGCGAGCCCTTGATCTGGAATTGGACTCCCTCCTCTCCCAGCGTCCCGACCTCGACCGTCAGCTCTCTGCTCTCAACAAGTCCGCCGACGTCCTCCACATCGTCAAGGCCGATTCCGACCACCTGCTCTCCAATGTCCGCTCCACCTCCCACCTCGCTGATCACGTCAGCGCCAAAGTCCGTCAGCTCGATCTCGCCCAATCCCGCGTTTCTGACACGCTCCTCCGCATTGACGCCATTGTACACCGCTCTCACTGCCTTGATGGCGTCCACAAGGCCCTTCAGTCGGACGATTTTGAGTCTGCAGCTAATTACGTCCAGACGTTCCTTCAGATTGATGCCAAGTTCAAGGACTCCGCTGCGTCCGATCAGCGTAGTCAGTTACTCGCCGCCAATAAGCAGCTTCAAGGGATAGTCCGGAAACGTTTATCCGCGGCTGTCGATCAGCGGGACCATCCAACCATTCTCAGATTCATCAAGCTCTACCCGCCTCTGGGACTGGAGGAAGAAGGGTTGCAGGCTTATGTCAATTACCTGAAGAAGGTGATTTCTATGAGATCTAGGATGGAGTTTGACCAATTGGTTGAGCTGATGAAGGAGCAATCCCAATCCGATTCCAATTCTGGTCGGGTAAATTTCATAGCTTGCTTGACGAATTTGTTTAAAGACATTGTGTTGGCTATTGAAGAGAACAATGAGATTTTAAGGAACTTGTGCGGAGAAGATGGGATTGTTTACGCCATATGTGAGCTTCAAGAAGAGTGCGATTCTCGGGGCTCTTTGATTATGAATAAGTATATGGATTACAGAAAGTTAGCCAAATTGACTTCTGATATTAATTCTTACAAGAGCAATTTGCTCTCGGCAGTGGCCGAAGGACCTGATCCTAGAGAGGTTGAACTGTATCTGGAAGAAATTTTGTCCTTGACACAGTTGGCAGAGGATTACACTGAGTACATGGTCTCGAAGATTAGGGCATTGAGCTCTGTCGATCCTGAATTGGTTCCCCGCGCCACTAAGGCTTTTAGGAGTGGGAATTTGAGTAGGGTTGTTCAAGATATCATGGGCTATTATGTGATATTGGAGGGGTTTTTCATGGTTGAAAATGTGAGGAAAGCCATCAGCATTGATGAGCACGTGTTTGATAGTCTTACTACGTCTATGGTGGATGATGTCTTCTATGTTCTTCAGAGTTGTTGCAGGAGGTCTATTTCCACCTCCAACATTAACTCTGTAATTGCAGTTTTAAGCAATGCAGTGAGCTTGTTGGGCAGTGAGTACAACGAGGCCTTGCAGCAGAAAATGAGAGAACCTAATCTTGGAGCTAAGCTTTTCTTAGGTGGTTCTGCTGTTCAGAAGACTGGTTCTGAGATTGCAACGGCTCTAAATGACATGGATGTGAGTAGTGAGTATGCTCTCAAACTGAGACACGAGATTGAAGAGCAGTGTGCAGAG GTATTTCCCGCTCCAGCCGATAGAGAGAGAGTTAAGTCCTGCTTATCTGAATTGAATGAGATGAGCAACACTTTCAAGAAGGCGTTGAATATGGGAATGGAGCAACTTGTAGCAACAGTTGCGCCAAGAGTTCGGCCTGTATTAGATAACGTGGCAACAATCAGCTATGAGCTATCTGAGGCTGAATATGCTGATAATGAGGTGAATGACCCTTGGGTTCAACGGCTTCTTCATGCCGTTGAGGCCAATGTAGCGTGGCTTCAACCCTTAATGACTACCAACAATTATGACATGTTTGTACATCTTATTATCGATTTCATTGTGAAAAGACTTGAAGTGATCATGATGCAAAAGAGATTCAGTCAGCTAGGAGGACTTCAACTTGACCGAGATGCTAGGGCCCTAGTCAGCCATTTCTCTAGCATGACCCAAAGGACTGTCAGAGACAAATTTGCTCGCCTAACTCAGATGGCTACCATCTTGAATCTGGAAAAGGTCTCCGAGATCCTAGATTTCTGGGGTGAAAACTCTGGACCCATGACCTGGAGACTAACACCGGCTGAGGTCAGAAGAGTATTGGGTCTGAGGATAGACTTTAAACCTGAAGCAATTGCTGCTTTGAGGTTGTAG
- the LOC113694497 gene encoding dihydroorotase, mitochondrial isoform X2 has protein sequence MKSSIFTCKASSFPSTTFKVLKEVKINIIKMELSITRPDDWHLHLRDGKLLEAVIPHSAHHFGRAIIMPNLKPPITTTAAAMAYRESILKALPINSGFTPLMTLYLTDSTTPAEIKLAKESGVIYAVKLYPAGATTNSQDGVTDLFGKCMPVIEEMVKHNMPLLVHGEVTSPEVDIFDREKVFIETVLSPLVLKFPQLKVVMEHVTTMDAVKFVESCAEGRIAATVTPQHLVLNRNSLFQGGLQPHNYCLPVLKRETHRQAIVSAVTSGSKRFFLGTDSAPHDRLKKECPCGCAGIYNAPVALAVYAKVFEEAGALDKLEAFTSFNGPDFYGLPRNTSKITLRKTPWKVPESFSYASGHVVPMFAGEMLDWLPSPV, from the exons ATGAAGAGTTCAATCTTTACATGCAAA GCATCCAGTTTTCCGTCTACAACATTTAAAGTATTGAAAGAAGTCAAAATAAATATCATAAAAATGGAGCTTTCAATTACGCGGCCTGATGATTGGCATCTTCATCTGCGTGATGGAAAGCTTCTTGAAGCGGTTATCCCTCACAG TGCGCATCACTTTGGAAGGGCAATCATTATGCCGAACTTGAAACCTCCTATCACCACCACAGCTGCAGCAATGGCATATCGAGAATCTATTCTCAAAGCACTACCCATTAATAGTGGCTTCACCCCTCTCATGACACTTTATTTGACAGATTCTACCACTCCTGCCGAGATCAAGCTGGCAA AGGAGAGTGGGGTAATATATGCTGTAAAGCTCTATCCTGCTGGTGCTACAACCAATTCTCAAGATGGTGTGACAGATTTATTCGGGAAGTGTATGCCTGTTATCGAAGAGATGGTTAAACACAATATGCCTCTCCTG GTCCATGGAGAGGTTACTAGTCCTGAAGTTGACATTTTTGATCGGGAAAAAGTATTCATTGAGACCGTTTTAAGCCCCTTGGTGCTGAAGTTTCCACAATTGAAAGTGGTGATGGAGCATGTTACCACTATGGATGCTGTGAAGTTTGTTGAGTCTTGTGCTGAAG GGCGTATTGCTGCTACAGTCACTCCACAACACCTTGTCCTGAATAGGAATTCTCTTTTCCAAGGAGGGTTACAACCACATAATTACTGCCTTCCTGTGCTTAAGAGAGAAACTCATA GGCAAGCTATTGTATCAGCTGTGACGAGCGGAAGTAAAAGATTTTTCCTTGGAACTGACAGCGCTCCCCATGATAGACTAAAGAAAGAGTGTCCTTGTGGTTGTGCTGGTATTTATAATGCTCCTGTAGCATTGGCAGTATATGCAAAGGTTTTTGAGGAG GCTGGTGCGCTGGATAAACTAGAAGCATTTACAAGTTTCAATGGTCCGGACTTTTATGGGCTTCCAAGAAACACATCGAAAATCACATTAAGGAAAACCCCATGGAAAGTTCCAGAATCATTTTCTTATGCATCAGGGCATGTCGTTCCAATGTTTGCTGGTGAAATGCTCGATTGGTTACCATCTCCTGTTTGA
- the LOC113694497 gene encoding dihydroorotase, mitochondrial isoform X3, with amino-acid sequence MELSITRPDDWHLHLRDGKLLEAVIPHSAHHFGRAIIMPNLKPPITTTAAAMAYRESILKALPINSGFTPLMTLYLTDSTTPAEIKLAKESGVIYAVKLYPAGATTNSQDGVTDLFGKCMPVIEEMVKHNMPLLVHGEVTSPEVDIFDREKVFIETVLSPLVLKFPQLKVVMEHVTTMDAVKFVESCAEGRIAATVTPQHLVLNRNSLFQGGLQPHNYCLPVLKRETHRQAIVSAVTSGSKRFFLGTDSAPHDRLKKECPCGCAGIYNAPVALAVYAKVFEEAGALDKLEAFTSFNGPDFYGLPRNTSKITLRKTPWKVPESFSYASGHVVPMFAGEMLDWLPSPV; translated from the exons ATGGAGCTTTCAATTACGCGGCCTGATGATTGGCATCTTCATCTGCGTGATGGAAAGCTTCTTGAAGCGGTTATCCCTCACAG TGCGCATCACTTTGGAAGGGCAATCATTATGCCGAACTTGAAACCTCCTATCACCACCACAGCTGCAGCAATGGCATATCGAGAATCTATTCTCAAAGCACTACCCATTAATAGTGGCTTCACCCCTCTCATGACACTTTATTTGACAGATTCTACCACTCCTGCCGAGATCAAGCTGGCAA AGGAGAGTGGGGTAATATATGCTGTAAAGCTCTATCCTGCTGGTGCTACAACCAATTCTCAAGATGGTGTGACAGATTTATTCGGGAAGTGTATGCCTGTTATCGAAGAGATGGTTAAACACAATATGCCTCTCCTG GTCCATGGAGAGGTTACTAGTCCTGAAGTTGACATTTTTGATCGGGAAAAAGTATTCATTGAGACCGTTTTAAGCCCCTTGGTGCTGAAGTTTCCACAATTGAAAGTGGTGATGGAGCATGTTACCACTATGGATGCTGTGAAGTTTGTTGAGTCTTGTGCTGAAG GGCGTATTGCTGCTACAGTCACTCCACAACACCTTGTCCTGAATAGGAATTCTCTTTTCCAAGGAGGGTTACAACCACATAATTACTGCCTTCCTGTGCTTAAGAGAGAAACTCATA GGCAAGCTATTGTATCAGCTGTGACGAGCGGAAGTAAAAGATTTTTCCTTGGAACTGACAGCGCTCCCCATGATAGACTAAAGAAAGAGTGTCCTTGTGGTTGTGCTGGTATTTATAATGCTCCTGTAGCATTGGCAGTATATGCAAAGGTTTTTGAGGAG GCTGGTGCGCTGGATAAACTAGAAGCATTTACAAGTTTCAATGGTCCGGACTTTTATGGGCTTCCAAGAAACACATCGAAAATCACATTAAGGAAAACCCCATGGAAAGTTCCAGAATCATTTTCTTATGCATCAGGGCATGTCGTTCCAATGTTTGCTGGTGAAATGCTCGATTGGTTACCATCTCCTGTTTGA
- the LOC113694497 gene encoding dihydroorotase, mitochondrial isoform X1 yields MQSMQYPLNKLRENIASSFPSTTFKVLKEVKINIIKMELSITRPDDWHLHLRDGKLLEAVIPHSAHHFGRAIIMPNLKPPITTTAAAMAYRESILKALPINSGFTPLMTLYLTDSTTPAEIKLAKESGVIYAVKLYPAGATTNSQDGVTDLFGKCMPVIEEMVKHNMPLLVHGEVTSPEVDIFDREKVFIETVLSPLVLKFPQLKVVMEHVTTMDAVKFVESCAEGRIAATVTPQHLVLNRNSLFQGGLQPHNYCLPVLKRETHRQAIVSAVTSGSKRFFLGTDSAPHDRLKKECPCGCAGIYNAPVALAVYAKVFEEAGALDKLEAFTSFNGPDFYGLPRNTSKITLRKTPWKVPESFSYASGHVVPMFAGEMLDWLPSPV; encoded by the exons ATGCAAAGTATGCAATATCCTCTTAACAAGCTTCGTGAGAATATT GCATCCAGTTTTCCGTCTACAACATTTAAAGTATTGAAAGAAGTCAAAATAAATATCATAAAAATGGAGCTTTCAATTACGCGGCCTGATGATTGGCATCTTCATCTGCGTGATGGAAAGCTTCTTGAAGCGGTTATCCCTCACAG TGCGCATCACTTTGGAAGGGCAATCATTATGCCGAACTTGAAACCTCCTATCACCACCACAGCTGCAGCAATGGCATATCGAGAATCTATTCTCAAAGCACTACCCATTAATAGTGGCTTCACCCCTCTCATGACACTTTATTTGACAGATTCTACCACTCCTGCCGAGATCAAGCTGGCAA AGGAGAGTGGGGTAATATATGCTGTAAAGCTCTATCCTGCTGGTGCTACAACCAATTCTCAAGATGGTGTGACAGATTTATTCGGGAAGTGTATGCCTGTTATCGAAGAGATGGTTAAACACAATATGCCTCTCCTG GTCCATGGAGAGGTTACTAGTCCTGAAGTTGACATTTTTGATCGGGAAAAAGTATTCATTGAGACCGTTTTAAGCCCCTTGGTGCTGAAGTTTCCACAATTGAAAGTGGTGATGGAGCATGTTACCACTATGGATGCTGTGAAGTTTGTTGAGTCTTGTGCTGAAG GGCGTATTGCTGCTACAGTCACTCCACAACACCTTGTCCTGAATAGGAATTCTCTTTTCCAAGGAGGGTTACAACCACATAATTACTGCCTTCCTGTGCTTAAGAGAGAAACTCATA GGCAAGCTATTGTATCAGCTGTGACGAGCGGAAGTAAAAGATTTTTCCTTGGAACTGACAGCGCTCCCCATGATAGACTAAAGAAAGAGTGTCCTTGTGGTTGTGCTGGTATTTATAATGCTCCTGTAGCATTGGCAGTATATGCAAAGGTTTTTGAGGAG GCTGGTGCGCTGGATAAACTAGAAGCATTTACAAGTTTCAATGGTCCGGACTTTTATGGGCTTCCAAGAAACACATCGAAAATCACATTAAGGAAAACCCCATGGAAAGTTCCAGAATCATTTTCTTATGCATCAGGGCATGTCGTTCCAATGTTTGCTGGTGAAATGCTCGATTGGTTACCATCTCCTGTTTGA
- the LOC113694497 gene encoding dihydroorotase, mitochondrial isoform X4, with product MQSMQYPLNKLRENIASSFPSTTFKVLKEVKINIIKMELSITRPDDWHLHLRDGKLLEAVIPHSAHHFGRAIIMPNLKPPITTTAAAMAYRESILKALPINSGFTPLMTLYLTDSTTPAEIKLAKESGVIYAVKLYPAGATTNSQDGVTDLFGKCMPVIEEMVKHNMPLLVHGEVTSPEVDIFDREKVFIETVLSPLVLKFPQLKVVMEHVTTMDAVKFVESCAEGQAIVSAVTSGSKRFFLGTDSAPHDRLKKECPCGCAGIYNAPVALAVYAKVFEEAGALDKLEAFTSFNGPDFYGLPRNTSKITLRKTPWKVPESFSYASGHVVPMFAGEMLDWLPSPV from the exons ATGCAAAGTATGCAATATCCTCTTAACAAGCTTCGTGAGAATATT GCATCCAGTTTTCCGTCTACAACATTTAAAGTATTGAAAGAAGTCAAAATAAATATCATAAAAATGGAGCTTTCAATTACGCGGCCTGATGATTGGCATCTTCATCTGCGTGATGGAAAGCTTCTTGAAGCGGTTATCCCTCACAG TGCGCATCACTTTGGAAGGGCAATCATTATGCCGAACTTGAAACCTCCTATCACCACCACAGCTGCAGCAATGGCATATCGAGAATCTATTCTCAAAGCACTACCCATTAATAGTGGCTTCACCCCTCTCATGACACTTTATTTGACAGATTCTACCACTCCTGCCGAGATCAAGCTGGCAA AGGAGAGTGGGGTAATATATGCTGTAAAGCTCTATCCTGCTGGTGCTACAACCAATTCTCAAGATGGTGTGACAGATTTATTCGGGAAGTGTATGCCTGTTATCGAAGAGATGGTTAAACACAATATGCCTCTCCTG GTCCATGGAGAGGTTACTAGTCCTGAAGTTGACATTTTTGATCGGGAAAAAGTATTCATTGAGACCGTTTTAAGCCCCTTGGTGCTGAAGTTTCCACAATTGAAAGTGGTGATGGAGCATGTTACCACTATGGATGCTGTGAAGTTTGTTGAGTCTTGTGCTGAAG GGCAAGCTATTGTATCAGCTGTGACGAGCGGAAGTAAAAGATTTTTCCTTGGAACTGACAGCGCTCCCCATGATAGACTAAAGAAAGAGTGTCCTTGTGGTTGTGCTGGTATTTATAATGCTCCTGTAGCATTGGCAGTATATGCAAAGGTTTTTGAGGAG GCTGGTGCGCTGGATAAACTAGAAGCATTTACAAGTTTCAATGGTCCGGACTTTTATGGGCTTCCAAGAAACACATCGAAAATCACATTAAGGAAAACCCCATGGAAAGTTCCAGAATCATTTTCTTATGCATCAGGGCATGTCGTTCCAATGTTTGCTGGTGAAATGCTCGATTGGTTACCATCTCCTGTTTGA